The genomic window AAACATGATGAACGAGGCTGAGGATCCTTCTTCATGCTCCGCTAAAGTCAACATATTGCTGATGTTAAAGGACGTGCCAGAGCCTGCTTAATCCGACGTGCCAATACAAGGACTATTTTGCACAGAAACCAGTGTCCGTAACTCCATATTAGATGCATAACCCTCATCTCGCTGGCTTGTGCCCATTTCTCGCACGCAAATGTTGTACAGTAATTATCTCATCAGGGTCCATATAGTTCAATACCTCGAGCAAGCCCGGCGGGCTGTCATGGACCAAGTCGCTGTGTACTTCCAAGTAACTCTGTTGCATTGCTGCCTCCTGATCGCGTCGTTGATGGCAAGACGCCAAAACGACCGTATGTTTTTTGATCAACGCTTACATAGTGCGGGAGAACAGCCAGTAAATTAAGCCGCGTTTCTATCCATCGCAACGCCCATTCTGGGGGGGCAATAAATTTGAGGTACCCAATACCGCCTGTGAAAAAGTAGACATCGTCAGCCAATCATGATCCCCAACTCGCAGGATCTTAGTTGTCATACATATATAGCCTACAGCCACGCCACACAAGTGTCCCAAGAGGCTAGTATTAGGTATCAAGACGGCCACAACGAATATCATGAGTAGTGGCGTCGTCCATGTTGGGATATGATATGTACCAATTACCAAGTGTGGATTGGAACGGTATGTTCGAATGGCTTCCATGCCGAGAAGCAAGAATACCCATATACTTTTGGGCTCTTGTTAGACTCTTCCTGCTTGCACACACTGTTTGTCAGGGCTGTTCTCACCTTGCTCCCATAACAGCATTGTTTGCTCTCAAAATTCCCACTTCGATGACAACATACAGCAGAGCCGGGACTGTAGTTAAAGCTGCGAGGCGTCAGATAGCACCATAGCTTTGCCAAATGGCAGAGGAAAGGGTATTCTTACGTCCAAAAAACAAAGCTAAGCTAGTGAGCGTCCCGTATTCGTTTTCGAATCGTTCCATTAAAGGGGTCAGCGCGACGACATTCAGGACCGCGTGGATAACATTCAAGTGAATCAGTGGAAAAGTGGACAATCGGTACGCTATGCAAAGTGTTAGGCTCGGCTTCGGGCGCAAATGGCCAACATTCTCAAGGAGAAATTTACCTGTTGCGAAAGTGACTTTGTCTGGTATTAATGCGCCCCATTGATGCAGGTCCCATAGCGATGGAATACTAAGTATCCAGAATACAAGTATGGCTATTATGATCGCTCGAGTAAATAAAGGGAGTCGGAAAATGTACGACCGAGCACGCAAGGTGCTGAAGCCTCGTATCGCGGGCATCGCCACGGTCCCAAAATGATCTAGTACTGAGGATCGACGGTGTCAACAGCGGAGGGAATAGTCCTTAAGGGATACTGTCTGCAATTGCAGAGCAAAACAAGTCGAAGGTGAAGCACGAGGATACAGACGCGCAATAGTTTATCGTTCAACGTCTTGCCATGTCTCGGAATTGAGATTCAAAACCGTTGCTCATATTGGAGTACATGGAGCAATGCTATTCCGATCCGGGCAGGTAAGGGTCACGTTGTTTCTGATGATGGTCGCTTGGCTGTTTTCTTCTGGAAAGGAGATGATGACACAGGGCAGGCGAATAGTGGCCCACTTAGCGAACCCCGGTATATGCAACCACATGCACCTACGTATCTACTATATTCCCCAACGTACCTAGCAAGGTGCCCAGCCGATGTCGCGTCTGATCTTACCAACCGACATAACCACTGACCGCGATTGCAGCACATGCAACAGGCCCTACGGCCGACTTGTTGCCAGTACCAAGAACAATAGCTACCTATACCTAAGCTAGTCTTGTCGCACAGTCCACCGGCATGTCGAGGTTGCTGTGTAAGTATTCTTGATTCCCTCACACGTATTTGATCAAATGGGAGCCCATCCCTAGCTTCTAACATGGATACATATCTGTCTTCAGCATCGGCGCTTTCCTTACGGCGGGATCCACGCATGCTGAAACTGCCACCGTATCTCTCCCTGGTTTGCATCCTAGTTGGAGCTATCTGGCTTGTCTTGTTGCCGCTCGACAATTACTCCCGGCGCACCTATATCTCAGAGAATGCATTGCTTCCGGGTcaggtacatacatattttGGCGGCAGCGAACAGAATATCTTCAGGGCATATAGACGGGAATTAGATACATTGGTTAATGAGAGCAACTACGAGTAAGTTGGAATCCAAACCAAGCAGAGAATGAACTGGCCAAGAATCTCTAAACTTACTATCAAAGCATCAACAATCACCTTGAAGTCATTCTCAGTACCGCTGGTATTAAAGTCGGTAGACAGAACTATACATACAATTCCGCAGGCAAAACGTACAATGGCGAAAATGTATACGGAATTTTGCAAGCTCCCAGGGGGGATGCCACCGAAGCAATAGTTTTGGTGGCTGCTTGGAGCAGCGTCAATGAAACATTTAATGGAAACGGCGTTGCTCTTGCCATCACCCTCGCCCGCTACTTCAAGCGTATGTTACTAGGTCTCACCCATCTAAGCAGAAACCATGACTGGTTACCGGGCTAAGAAGTGATACAGGCTGGTCACTTTGGTCGAAAGATATCATAATTCTGATACCTCCGGACAGTCGAACCGGAACTCAAGCCTGGGTGGACGCGTACCATGATGCGCACGACTCCAACAACGTTGCTTCATTGCCGCTGAAATCCGGTGCACTGCAGGGTGCAATCGCTATTGACTACGCCATGGATCAACGATTCGACGGTATTCACATCATTTATGATGGCACCAATGGGCAATTGCCCAACCTCGATCTTATAAACTCAATCGTCAATATCGGTGGGGGCCAAATGGGAATGCAGACGGCAATACAAGGCATGCAGCATCATAATGATTCCTACCGAGACCGGCTTATGACGATGCTGCGGGGAATGTTGAAACAAGGCTTAGGCATCTGTGCCGGACCTCACAGCAGTTTTATCCCGTATCATGTCGATGCCGTAACACTTCAACCATATGGTGAAGGTTGGCACGATGAGATGGCCATGGGACGTGTTATAGAAGGCACATTCCGGAGCTTAAATAATTTGCTGGAGCATCTCCACCAAAGCTTTTTCTTTTACCTGCTAATGCAGAGGGATCGCTTTGTTAGCATTGGTACATATCTCCCGAGTGCTATGCTCCTTGCCGCTAACTTCACGATCATGGCTATTTTTCTGTGGGTAAAGAGCGGACAGCCCGCTGCACAAGTCCAAATGCCGGTGGTAGCAACCTTTGAAAAACCAGCTCCAGCAAAACCAACATTCAGCAAAGCTCCGGGAATCCCGCCTGCTATCAACTCTACCGAGCGAGATCTTTCTCTTCCCCTAGGGATTGTGGCAGGGTGTCATGCCGCATCTGTGATTCCTCTTTTCGTCCTAAGCAATGTTCCTGCAAGAGTATGTACACCAAAATATCCCTGTATTTCCATACAAGCCACAAAATCGTGTGATTTTGTAGTTGATGTCACTGACACAGACCCAACAATTAGTTGCTACCAAGCTCATTGGCCATGTTTTGCATCTTCTCTGCCGTGCTTCCATTCATCATATCGTACCTTCTTCCCGTATGCTTCACACAAAGGACGCAGCACTTTCAGCTGACTAAGTCGCTGTCCTTGCTTGTCCTTGGAATGGCATTAGCGACGCTGGCTACTCTGAACTTCTCGTTAGCATTCTTGGTGGGCATGCTTGCCAGCCCATTAACATTTATAACACCATGCAAGAACACTATTTCCAAATATTTTGTCGTTGCCTTGCTCAGTGCAGTGGCACCACCAGTGGTTGTGTATCCAGCAACTCATCTCGCCGGCTCATCTGTCGCTGAATTCTTGCAGCAGGCTAGTTTTGGGTGGAATGTATGGGCCGTGTATACGCCTGTTGTGATTTGGTGTATATGGTGGCCGGCCTGGCTAGTTGCGATGACGAATGTCCTCTCTGGGACTTCCGACGGCGCCGAAATGTTCACCACGGAGAAGAAATAAGCAATCTGCTCATCGGGACATCCACGAAGGAAATAACATTgcctttattaatatacatTTTTTGTACCGTCTGAGATGTCTATATCTTACCATTGCTGGTAGTGGATAGAACTACGAATCCATGCTGGGCTATGCCAGGATATGTCAGGAAAGTTCCACTTGTCCAAGACCCATTCAAGGACATAGCCGACTTGACGCCTTATCATTCAGAAAATCAGTCGTGATTTAAGCAGCCCAAACATCTTTCCCGGCGGTCTCGATCCAGTTACCAAGCTGATTAACGTTGGAGTCCCAGTCGAGCAGACGTTGGCGCATGTTGCCTATTTGCTTCATGTCAAGCACCTTTGGTTGTACCCAAGTGATGTGTGCAACTTCGTCCACTTGGTCAATTGTTCCCCGTAACAGACCAAGACTTAAAGCTTTCATGACCAAGTGCTCAATTTCCTTCTGCTTGACCTTTGTCTCGTGTGAGATTGTAGAGAAGGTCATGGTACGATCGTGTGGAGGCCGTCGAAAGACGGCTTCAGTAAGCGCAGCAAGATAAATCTTTTGTCGTAGATGCGTTGAATGTTCATTCAGTAGCTTGTTAGATGCAACGTTGTCGGATAAAGCATCAAATGCTATAAGATCGCCCCGGTTAAACGCGAACAACAGGTCGCGGAGCCAAGAGTCGTCCTCGCTTTCGGCAAGGGAATCGAGAATCGGATGAAGCAAGAGCTCTCCGAAGTTGTAGATGCTGCTTGACACCAAGGCTGCAACACTTAAATAGTAGGCTCGTCTGTGACGTTCCTCACTTGAGAGAGATGCCAAGTCGATGCAAGCTAGGTACAGAAGCGATGTACGATAGTAATTTGCAAAGTCCATTTTTCTCTACCAGACATGGTTAGTGTTAATGCAGCAATACTGCCGCCTTGAACATAAGCATACCTGGTAATAGCTTGCGTTGGCATCATAGAATGCTGCGTGGACTACAGTCTCTACTGAGTCGAAGGTATCCAATATCTTCTCGGCAGCATCCAAGTCTCGCCGGGCATCATCCAGTCTGTTGAGGTTGAGCTTCACGCGGGATACGGCCACAGACGCAAACACGAGAGCGTCTTGTGATGTGTCGTTATCGACCTTCTTCACTACAGATAGTAAAAATGATAGGCGTTCTTGGTCATCTATTTGAAGTCCATTAGCCATAACATCCGTTCGCCAAGTTCCATTGTGTATATACCTTTACACTGCGTCGCGGCTTTTAAGGCAAGGTCTACCAGCTTGAGCTGGTTAATTTTATCCGCAAACTTCAGAATGAACACCTTATGGAAGGCCAGACGCTGAGGGGCGCTTTTGGGGTGATTGAAGAATTGAACGAGCGAGTCTGTGAGCTGGTGCCATAGCTTGCGCTCCCAGAATGTTTCGAAGTCAAGTATAAGGGGCTGCAGCTCTTCCGGTGCCTTGTCTCTTTGCTCCGCGAGGAAATCCGGTATCGAGTCGACGGCCATGGTAACCGTGTCAGGTATTGATTGCACCTTTTCTATCCGAGCAGCAGACTGCTAGACTATGTCAGAACGGAGGATGTAACCTGGTTTAAGGTTCTAAGTGCCAGgtttcgtcttttttttgtcgcttTGGCTTTTGCGGCACTGGCGGCGATGCTAGCGACCGGTAACACCAAAAGGAACAAGCAATGCAAGCTTGGTATTGCGATGGAAGGTTGAAGAACGCAATAGTGCCTAGATGCTGTGTCTCAAGGACGTGGCTACCAGGAGCCTAATGCGCAGAGCTACTGGGAAGAGCTGGGTGGGGCATAGTCTCCCAGCCAGGAAGTTAACCATATTTAGAGTACCCGTGACCGTACACGTGATCGGTGCTCTGCCCAAGTATCGATTCAACAACCGAGTAGCAATCGCGCGACATAGCTTGTTGTGTCCAGGTTCAAGGTCGACAAGGAGAGTAACTACTTCTCTCACATCTAGCCTAGAACTGCAAAGATGTCCTATCCCCTGTACGCCGCACGGTCAGCCCGTCAAGCTACTCATAATGCAATTTGCCGACGTTTCGCCTCCGATATTTCGGTCACAAGAACCGGCAAACCCATTCTCCGAGTAGAAGGTGGACGGTTAGTATTGCCACTAGTCTAAATAAATGCATTCCGCTGACTTATTCTCTGCTCTAGATCGTCCCTAGGAGGTATCTATATGCCTGCTACTCTACTTGAATGCAATGCTCACGGCTCGTACAGGTCACACTGCAACAGTTTTTGGCGCAACTGGGCAATTGGGTCGGTATATTGTGAATCGATTGGGTGAGTTTTATGGCGTTTATGACTTCAATTGCTGGGTAGTGAGATGTAATCTAACTTGGTGAAGCTCGCCAGGGTTGTACAGTTGTCGTCCCATTCCGCGAAGAAATGACGAAACGCCATTTGAAGGTTACAGGTGATCTTGGTCGCGTCGTCTTTGTCGTATGTTGAGTTCGCTTCCTTTTCCAGAGCCAAGGAACCTCTCGCCctaattaattttaaaatagGAATATGATTTACGGAACACGCCGTCGATCGAAGCAAGCGTCCGACATTCCGATGTTGTCTATAACTTGATTGGCCGAGACTATCCTACCAAGTTTGTGCAAACCATTAGCCGCATAACATACGCATAGCTGAGCCCTGTTTCAGGAACTTTTCTCTCAATGACGTTCACGTGGAAGGCACCGAACGCATCGTTGAAGCAGTTGCAAAATACGATGTTGATAGATATATTCATGTCTCCTCACACAGCGCCGACCTGCAATCTGCCTCCGAATTTTACGCCACCAAGGTCAGTCATTTCTCATTTTCTTTCTGGTCTTTCTGAGCTTAACCTCACACGCCCTATTTATCTCAGGCTCGAGGTGAACAAGTGGCCAGGAGTATTTTCCCGGAAGCCACTCTCGTTAGACCAGCACCAATGTTCGGTTTCGAAGACAACCTACTTCTTAAACTTGCCTCCGTTCTTAACCTTTTCACCGCCAACAATATGCAAGAAAAATTTTGGCCAGTCCACGTAAGTTCCACCCCCTTCCCTTGCAGACCTAATTGAATGATGATACTGATACTCTCGTAGTCAATCGACGTTGGCGCCGCATTGGAAAAAATGCTCTACGATGATTCCACAACCGGTCAAACATTCGAACTTTATGGACCGAAAGAGTATAGCATGAGACAGATTGCTACTATGGTGGATAAAGAAATCTATAAACAGAGACGGCATATCAATGTTCCCAAACGCATCCTCAAGCCAATTGCTGGGGTGTTGAACAAAGCACTTTGGTGGCACACAATGTCGGCAGATGAGGTTGAGCGCGAGTTTATGGACCAAGTTATCGACCCCACGGCCAAGACTTTTAAGGATCTTGGTATCGAACCTGGAGATATTGCAAACTTCACATATCACTACCTGGTTGGTCCTTCATGACGTGTGCAACGTTCTGCATTCGATAGCTAACATCACTCTAGCAAGGATTCAGAAGCCAGAACTACTACGACTTGCCCCCCGCAACAGAAAAGGAGAAACGAGAGGACAAGAAGTATATTCATGTGCTGGATGAGTTGTAGTTCAACATTGCAAGTCCGCAATCGGGAAACCTTGGAAAACATGCCAGAGACTTCTTTGGAGTCTCCGTTAAAATTTGAGGTTCTAGCAATACAATACCCATGGGAAAGACATGTATATAAGACAGCCCCAGCTGGGTCAGTGTGTCGCATCTTGTTGTAcagttttctttctttttttcttcatttGTCGTTGTTAGAGCTTCCCCGTTTGCTGTATGGCCTTTGTGTGATTATCGAAAGCAATTATAGGCTTGCCAGGACACATTAGTCATGACGACCGCAGTAATATTGTAGTGGTTCTTGTGGCGTTGGGAAAGCTTCGAAACCATGTCGGATCACAATCGCGTGCAAGATGTTATACACAAGGTGCCAAAGGCGATGTTTTGATACCCTTTGTTTTCACCCTCGCCGTGCTGCTGTGCGCTTTTCTTCATAGGCCCTCAAATTATTGGGCTCATACTCCAGGGCGTTAAGTCACTGgcaatgtcaactggtccagGTTATGCGCAACTATGGAGTGCTTACCTACTACTATggtgtactctgtaccaCCCCCACAAAACGGTGGAGTTAAACCACATGCACCCACACTCTTATTTGCCTACACTCATGGTGCGAAGTCCTGATAAATCCAGATTAATATCTT from Metarhizium brunneum chromosome 2, complete sequence includes these protein-coding regions:
- the GAA1 gene encoding GPI transamidase component GAA1, which codes for MDTYLSSASALSLRRDPRMLKLPPYLSLVCILVGAIWLVLLPLDNYSRRTYISENALLPGQVHTYFGGSEQNIFRAYRRELDTLVNESNYDINNHLEVILSTAGIKVGRQNYTYNSAGKTYNGENVYGILQAPRGDATEAIVLVAAWSSVNETFNGNGVALAITLARYFKRWSLWSKDIIILIPPDSRTGTQAWVDAYHDAHDSNNVASLPLKSGALQGAIAIDYAMDQRFDGIHIIYDGTNGQLPNLDLINSIVNIGGGQMGMQTAIQGMQHHNDSYRDRLMTMLRGMLKQGLGICAGPHSSFIPYHVDAVTLQPYGEGWHDEMAMGRVIEGTFRSLNNLLEHLHQSFFFYLLMQRDRFVSIGTYLPSAMLLAANFTIMAIFLWVKSGQPAAQVQMPVVATFEKPAPAKPTFSKAPGIPPAINSTERDLSLPLGIVAGCHAASVIPLFVLSNVPARLLPSSLAMFCIFSAVLPFIISYLLPVCFTQRTQHFQLTKSLSLLVLGMALATLATLNFSLAFLVGMLASPLTFITPCKNTISKYFVVALLSAVAPPVVVYPATHLAGSSVAEFLQQASFGWNVWAVYTPVVIWCIWWPAWLVAMTNVLSGTSDGAEMFTTEKK
- the nuo40 gene encoding NADH-ubiquinone oxidoreductase subunit, yielding MSYPLYAARSARQATHNAICRRFASDISVTRTGKPILRVEGGRSSLGGHTATVFGATGQLGRYIVNRLARQGCTVVVPFREEMTKRHLKVTGDLGRVVFVEYDLRNTPSIEASVRHSDVVYNLIGRDYPTKNFSLNDVHVEGTERIVEAVAKYDVDRYIHVSSHSADLQSASEFYATKARGEQVARSIFPEATLVRPAPMFGFEDNLLLKLASVLNLFTANNMQEKFWPVHSIDVGAALEKMLYDDSTTGQTFELYGPKEYSMRQIATMVDKEIYKQRRHINVPKRILKPIAGVLNKALWWHTMSADEVEREFMDQVIDPTAKTFKDLGIEPGDIANFTYHYLQGFRSQNYYDLPPATEKEKREDKKYIHVLDEL